One genomic window of Oncorhynchus masou masou isolate Uvic2021 unplaced genomic scaffold, UVic_Omas_1.1 unplaced_scaffold_1200, whole genome shotgun sequence includes the following:
- the LOC135529661 gene encoding basic proline-rich protein-like yields the protein MYFLWQVTQGRKRLIMSLREQIVNEGKDKAFLLRRLQCLQRQGAGRSRPQVHFEEERPTRPESGQLREEARPPPSFQHPSPPMEAPSVFTRPPWDSSPRLGRAQPPSPRGGASPRGSPGRGRTPASRQACWVEERPAPPPPDPLWPVRGRGWLQGRPRGGPRLEPLPAREVPILPGSVPESAPPPPRRPGSSRAEVNQGQHQS from the exons ATGTACTTCCTGTGGCAGGTGACTCAGGGTCGTAAACGTCTCATCATGTCTCTACGGGAACAGATCGTCAAC gAGGGGAAGGACAAGGCCTTTCTCCTCAGGAGGTTACAGTGTCTACAGAGACAGGGAGCAGGCAGATCTAGACCACAG GTGCACTTCGAGGAGGAGAGACCGACCAGGCCAGAGTCAGGGCAGCTTAGAGAAGAAGCacgccctcctccctccttccaacACCCATCCCCCCCCATGGAGGCCCCCTCCGTGTTCACTCGGCCTCCCTGGGACAGCTCCCCCAGGCTAGGTAGAGCCCAGCCCCCCAGCCCCCGTGGTGGAGCCAGCCCCAGAGGCAGCCCTGGTCGCGGCCGGACCCCAGCCAGCAGGCAGGCGTGCTGGGTAGAGGAGCGACCAGCTCCTCCCCCTCCAGATCCACTGTGGCCAGTCAGGGGTAGAGGATGGCTTCAGGGAAGGCCCCGCGGGGGGCCCAGATTGGAGCCGCTGCCTGCCCGCGAGGTACCCATCCTGCCTGGGTCGGTGCCTGAGAGCGCCCCCCCTCCCCCACGGAGACCTGGGTCCAGCAGAGCAGAGGTGAACCAGGGACAACATCAGTCCTAG